CAATGAGGAATCGAGCATGGCGATGACGACCATGCCCAGGGGTCCGAGTTCGAGGAGGAAGTTCTTGACCGTCTCGACGATCTCTCCAACCATCATCACTCCCTGACAGATGCTTCTGCACTACCTTTTCCCTGCCCCAAAGGACGAGAGGACGCGAAAGGGGCATTGTAGCGGCCCACAGAGGAGCTGTCAAAAGTGGGGATCTCGATCGTTTTTCGCATCGGAGGGAGGTTCGAGCGAGCCGATGGCAGCGCCCCGTCTCAGACGCGCTCGATGATGGTAGCGATCCCCTGTCCTCCTCCGATGCAGAGGGTGATGAGGGCCGTCGCCAAACCCTGCCGCTCCAGCTCATCGAGAGCCGTGCCGAGCAGTATCGCTCCCGTTGCTCCCAGCGGATGGCCGAGGGCAATGGCACCACCGTTGACGTTGACCCGGGACGGATCCAGATCGAGCCGACGCATGACCTGAAGCGGTACGGCGGCGAACGCTTCGTTGATCTCCCACAGATCAATATCGCGGGTCGTCATACGAGCTTTGGCCAGGGCTCTTTGCGACGCCGGCGTGGGAGCAGTGAGCATAATGACCGGTTCATCTCCATAGGTGGCCATCGCTCGAATGCGCGCGCGCGGCCGCAGGCCATGTGATTTCACATACTCTTCCGACGCCAGCAGCACGGCGGCCGCTCCGTCCACAATGCCGCTCGAATTTCCCGCCGTGTGGACATGATGAATCTGCTTCACCTGCGGATACCGTGCCATCGCTATTTGATCGAAGGTCTCTCCGTTGGGGCCGACGGGCGTCCGTCCCAGCTCCTCGAATGAAGGCGCCAAACTCGCCAGAGCCTCCATCGTCGTATCCGGACGCGGATGCTCGTCCACCTCGAGCACGAGGGTTCCGGTCTCAGGGTCTCTCACGGGAACGAGGCTCTTTGCGAATCGGCCGTCGCGCAAGGCGACCGCCGCTCGCTGTTGCGACTGGAGGGCGTACCGATCAACATCCTCGCGGGTGAATCCTTCGAGCGTGGCGATGAGATCGGCGCTGATGCCTTGAGGCACCTGGAAATAGCGTTGCCGCAGCCGGAGATTATGGCCGTCCAGACCCCCGCCGTCCGATCCGATCGGATTGCGCGACATGCTCTCGACGCCGCCGGCGACGACAAGGTCCTGCGCTCCCGACATAATCCCCATCGCGGCGAAGTTGACCGCTTGCAATCCCGATCCGCAGAAGCGATTCAGCGTCACGGCAGTCACCTCCAGCGGCCAGCCGGCCGCCAGCACAGCGTTCCGAGCGATATTGGCTCCTTGTTCGCCAGCCTGCGACACACAGCCGATGATGACATCGTCCACATCTTTTTTCTCGATGCCGGTTCGCTCGGCCAGGTGAGTGATCACCTGAGCCAGCAGTTCCTGGGGATGAATTCCGCTGAGTGCTCCTTTCCCCGGCTTGCCGCGACCGCGCGGCGTCCGAACAGCGTCAATGATGTACGCGGTTCCCATGAGCGTCTCCTCGTACGAGTGATCATTTCCCGTCTCGTGTGACGAACTTAAGTACCACAGATGGTCGCGCGTCCACAAGGCGAGGGAACGAGCGATGAGACGAAACGGACCGACCGCCGGTGTGCGACCTTTCCCGAACGCCTGTGATTTGCTACTCTGAGGGCCTATGAACGTCACACATCTGAGATGCTCCCGATGCTCCAGAACCTATCCGCCGGGCAACGTCTACACCCTGTGCGAGTGCGGCAAACCGTTGCTGGTCATCTACGATTTAGATCGTGCCGCGAAGACGTTGACCCGCGCGGCACTTGCTCGACGGCCGGCGACCCTCTGGCGGTATCGTGAGGTTCTGCCCGTCGAGCGCGAAGAGTTCATCGTGTCGCTCGGCGAAGGGTTCACGCCGCTTGTGCCGTGTCATCGGCTGGGAGAGCGATTGAGCATGCCTCATCTGTTCGTCAAGGACGAATCGTTCAATCCCACGGGCAGTTTCAAAGCCCGAGGAATGGCGGTGGCCGTCTCGATGGCCAAGCAATTGGGCCTCCGGCATCTGGCCGTGCCGAGCGCGGGAAACGCCGCCGGAGCCCTGGCGGCTTACGCGGCGCGCGCCGGAATGCGCGCGACCGTCTTCATGCCGTGCGATGCGCCGTCGGCCAATCGGATCGAAACGGCAGTTCACGGGGCCGACGTCGTGCTCGTGGACGGCCTCATTACGGATTGCGCCCGACGCCTCCAGCGAGAGAAGGAGGAGAAAGGCTACTTCGACGTCTCCACCTTGCGCGAACCGTATCGCGTCGAGGGGAAGAAAACGATGGGTTATGAGCTGGCCGAACAGATGGGGTGGGAGTTGCCCGATGTGATCCTCTATCCTACCGGCGGCGGCACCGGTCTCATCGGCATGTGGAAGGCATTTGACGAGATGGAGGCGATGGGACTCATCTCTTCGCATCGTCCGCGCTTCTACTCGGTTCAGGCGGCGGGATGCGCTCCCATTGTGCGCGCTTTCCAGGAAGGAAAAACCGAAGCCGGGGAAGTCCCGCACGCCCGGACGGTGGCTTCCGGGTTGCGCGTTCCTCGCGCCATCGGTGATTTCCTCATGCTCGATATTCTTCGCCGGAGCGGAGGCGGAGCCGTTGCCGTGGAGGATGGAGAAATTCTGGCCGCCGTCCGTGAACTGGCGGCCGTCGAAGGCATCTTCGCCTGCCCTGAAGGAGCCGCCTGTCTCCCGGCTCTCCGCCGCCTGCTTGAGGAGGGAGAAATTGACCGCCGCGAGCGCGTCGTCCTCTTCAATACCGGCACGGGATTGAAATACCTCGATGTGGTGAGCGCCAGCCCGCCGATGTCCTGAAGCCCTGAACGATGAGCTGAGGTCGGCCTCTCAGCCGCGCATCGTGTGCGCTCGGAGAGGCGGCGTTGTGCCCCCCGAGAAATCATTCGTAAATTCCGGCGGGACGGGCGATCTCGTACTCGCGCTTGAGCTGCTCGAGCAAAGCCTCCCGCTGGTCGTAGAGGCGCTTATGGCGTCGCGGCGGATGCTTGGCGAGAGCATATGCCGTAATGAGCGGCAGCGCCACCGTGACATCGAGATAACAGGTCACCGCGTTGGGCAATCCCTCGGGATCAATCTTGCGCCAGCTCACGGCTTCGCTCGGAGTTGCGCCTGACAGTCCTCCGGTATCGGGTCGGGCATCAGTGATCTGAAGGAAGTAGTCGTGCCCTTTCTCCTGAATGCCGAGAACCTCCTGCAATTGCGGCTCGGTTTGCAGCAGAAAATTCTTGGGCGATCCTCCGCCGAGGATGAAGACGGCGCTCTTGCCGTCGGGGACGAGCCGCTTGGCTCCCAGAACAATGGCAGCCGTTTCGTTGACATCTCGTGAGACATCGAACTTGAGACCATTCCCGATCAGCGCCTTGGCCGCGACGTTCATCCCGATGGAGCTATCGCCCGGCGAGGACGTGTAAATCGGCACACCGTATTGATAGGCCGCCGACAACAGGGATCTCGTCCCCCGCTTCAAAACGTTCTCGCGCTCGTGAATGTACTTGCCGACGAGATAATGAAACTCGGCCGTGCCCATCTCCCGTTGAAACTCCGGCAGGGAGATGATCTGATAGAAGAACCTGTCGGTGGAGAGCAGGACCTCATAGTCGAAGAAGACATCGTAGATGCGCACAACACCCTGCCGATGGAGTTCGACATCATCGGCATAGGGCGTCCCCTGGTGCATGGTGAAGCCGATGCCATAGTGCGTGTCGTGATAGAGATTGGCGCCGGTGGAGACGATCCAATCCACGAAGCCATGTTCGATCAACGGAATGAGGGCGGAAATCCCCAGCCCCGCCGGCGTCAGCGCTCCCGTGAGGCTCATCCCGATGGTGACATTCTCCTCCAGCATCTTCTCGGTGAAAAGCAGGCAGGCTTCGCGCAGCCGACCGGCATTGTAGGCGAGAAAATTTTCCTCGATCAGTTCCACCACCGTGGTCGAACCGGTGATCGGTTTCGGGTCAATCGGCCGTCCCTTCAACAAGGGTTTCCTCGGCTTTGCCATCCATCACCTCCTTCCCGGCGATTGCTGCCGGCTGATGCACACGCCGTGTCCTGTCGTTATTGTGACAGTGCTTTTACACCATTTCCTCGAATTGTTCAAGAAAAAATTTTCCGCCCGCGGAGTGCTCCGCAGCAGACTCGACGCAACGGGAGGCATCGGACATCGGCCGCCAGAGAAAAAGTGGATCAGACGCCTCTCCGACCGAGCGTGAGACCTTTGAGCAGCAGTGAAGATTCGCTAGAATTGGGCGCGGCATGAGTGAACGAATGATGGCCACGCTGCTGGAGGTCCGCGATCTGAGAACCTACTTCTTCACCCGCCGCGGTACGGTGAAGGCCGTCAACGGCGTGAGCTTTCATCTGGCGCGGGGACAAACCCTGGGGGTGGTGGGAGAGTCGGGCTGCGGGAAATCGGTGACGGCGCTCTCGATTCTGCGCCTGGTGCCTCCGCCGGGACGCATCGTCGGCGGGAAGATTCTTCTCGATGGAGTGGACCTGCTCGGCCTGGCGCCGGATCAGATGCGGCGGATTCGCGGTCGGCGCATCGCCATGATCTTTCAAGATCCGATGACGTCGCTCAATCCCGTCCTCACCGTCGGGTATCAGATCGCCGAGGCCGTTCTCGCGCACGAGAACGTCTCCAAGCGCGAGGCCTGGAATCGAGCGGTTGAGATGATGCGGGCCGTGGCCATTCCCGATGCGGAACGACGCGCCCGGAGCTATCCTCACGAACTGTCGGGAGGACTGCGGCAACGGGCCATGATCGCCATGGCGCTCGTATGCCGTCCCGACGTGCTCATCGCCGACGAGCCCACGACCGCCCTGGATGTCACCATTCAAGCGGAAATCCTCGATCTGCTGGCCCGGTTGCGCGAGGAGTTCCGGCTCTCGGTCCTGCTCATCACGCACGATCTCGGCGTCGTCGCTCACACGGCCGATCACGTCGCCGTCATGTATGCCGGCCAGATCGTGGAGACGGCGCCGGTGCGGGAACTGTTCAAAAATCCTCAACACCCCTACACGCGCGGGTTGCTGCGCTGCTTGCCTCGGCTGGGCGACGACGGACACCGCCCCCGGCGCCTCGACGCCATCGAAGGAACGGTGCCGGATTTGCTCTCGCTGCCTCCCGGCTGTCCCTTTGCCGATCGCTGCCCGGAGGTCATCGCCGAGTGCCGACGCGGCTCCATCGGCCTGACGGAGGTCGCAAACAATCACCGGGTTCGTTGCGTGCAACGAGGATCGCCCATCAGCGACGATGAGCTCCCACCCGCAATCCCCGTGGAGCCCTCTCGCCCCGGCAGACTCTCGGTATGAGTCAGAATCACGCTCTCGTGGTGGTCGAAAATTTGAAAAAGTACTTCCCTCTTGGCCGGGGATTCTTTCGCCGGGAGCGGGGATTCGTGCGCGCCGTTGATGGTGTGAGCTTCTCGATCCGGCAGGGCGAAACCTTCGGATTGGTGGGCGAATCCGGCTGCGGCAAAACGACAACAGGACGGTGCGTGCTCCGGCTGATCGAACCGACCGCAGGACGGATCGAGTTCGCCGGCGTTGATCTCCTCGCGCTCGGTCGGAACGAATTGCGAGCCATGCGCCGGAACATGCAGATCATCTTTCAGGACCCCTACTCCTCGCTCAATCCGCGCATGACGGTGGGCCAGATCCTTGAGGAACCCCTGATCATTCACCGCCTGGGCAGCAAAAGCGAACGGCGGGAGCGCGTGCGTCAGTTGTTGCACGATGTCGGATTGAGTGTCGAGGCGATGGATCAGTATCCTCACGAATTCTCCGGCGGACAACGTCAGCGCATCGGTATTGCCCGCGCGCTCGCTCTGCATCCCCGGTTCATCGTGGCCGACGAACCGGTTTCGGCGCTCGATGTCTCGGTGCAAGCGCAGATCATCAACCTGTTACAGGAGCTGCAACAGCGGTACGGACTGACCTATCTCTTCATCTCGCATGGGCTGGCCGTCATTCGCCATCTCTCGACGCGGGTGGGGGTGATGTACCTGGGCAAGCTCGTCGAGGTCGCTCCGGTGGAGGAGATTTATCGTCATCCGCTGCATCCTTACACGCAGGCGTTGCTGTCGGCGGTTCCGGAGCCCGATCCCGACCGACGGCCCGAGCGAATCGTGCTCCGGGGCGAATTGCCGTCGGCGGCGGCTCCTCCCGCCGGCTGCCGGTTTCACACGCGCTGCCCTTACGTCATGCCCGAATGCCGCGAGCACGAACCCCCGCTCCGGGAAGTCGCCGCCGGCCATCAGGTCGCCTGCTTTCTGATCAAATAAGGGATCAGTCGGATCTGTCTGACTTTTCACAGGAGGAAACGTCCATGACCGAACCAACAGGACCTGAAACGATCCATGACCTCCCCCCGGCGGAGGAGCGCCCTCCCGCCGGGCCTTTTCAACGACTCATCGGTGTGATTTTCTCTCCCGGTGAGACCTTCGCCGACATTAACCGGAAACCCACCTGGGCTTTCGCTCTGCTGGTGGCGATTGTGGCCTCGATGGGGTCGGCCTTTCTCATTCGCGCGCGCATCCCCGATCTGGAACAGCGGATGGAACAGATCATGCGGGAGCAGATCGAACGGCGACTGGAACAGCAGGGAGCCCCTACAGGTCCAGCCGCCGAACGCCAGATCGAACAAGCCATGTCCCTGAGCCGAACTCTCTTCAAGTTCAGCCCTCTCTTTTCCATCGCCACGGTGCCGATTGCCGCATTGCTTGTCGCCGGCGTGTTCTTCCTCGTTCTCCTCATGGTTCAAGCGGACACCACATTCCGAAAGACGTTTTCCATCACCTCGTGGTCGCTCATGGCGACGACGCTCGTCAGTAATGTGGCCACAGCCATCGTCCTGTTTCTGCGCGATCCGGCCTCGATTGACATCACGAGTCCTCAGGGAGTCCTGATGACGAACCTCGGCGCTATGCTCGGGCTGTCGTCGAAAACGACCAACCCGGTCGTCTACGCCACGGCGACCTCCGTGGATATTTTCACCATCTGGTTCCTGATTCTCATGGCGCTGGGGATCGAGGCCATCTCCCGAAAGATGTCGCGGATGAAAGCGGGCGTCATCGCCGGCGTTCTCTGGTGTGTGTGGGTGGGGATCAAAGTCCTCTGGGCGGCGCTCAACCCGGCTGCCTGATCGAGGGAAAGAGCGTACTCGTGCGGCGCGGATGCGCGTGTGAAAGAGGACCTGCTTCCGTCGCTTCGATGAGCGGACGCTCTGCCAGGGTGAGACGTTGGGATCGCCATTGGCAGGACGCACGCTCGCCTTACCGCACGAGCCCCGGCCACTTCAGTCACGCCGTGAACAACCTTTCGGTATGGATATCTGTTGCGAGTTGAGAATTGCCATGAACGAGGAATACCGTTGTTTCCTGTCGGTGGGTAGTGTGTCGCAGGCTGGAAGGGGGGAGGACGAATCAGCGGGAATCCGTGCAATCGGTGACTCCTTTTGGAGGGGGTGAAGGCTATGCGATTGGGATTGAACTGCGGCTACTGGGGAGCGGGTCCGGCGGATAATGTGGCGCTGGTACAAGAAGCCGAACGACTCGGTTACCA
This region of Blastocatellia bacterium genomic DNA includes:
- a CDS encoding Yip1 family protein, producing MTEPTGPETIHDLPPAEERPPAGPFQRLIGVIFSPGETFADINRKPTWAFALLVAIVASMGSAFLIRARIPDLEQRMEQIMREQIERRLEQQGAPTGPAAERQIEQAMSLSRTLFKFSPLFSIATVPIAALLVAGVFFLVLLMVQADTTFRKTFSITSWSLMATTLVSNVATAIVLFLRDPASIDITSPQGVLMTNLGAMLGLSSKTTNPVVYATATSVDIFTIWFLILMALGIEAISRKMSRMKAGVIAGVLWCVWVGIKVLWAALNPAA
- a CDS encoding dipeptide ABC transporter ATP-binding protein; its protein translation is MSQNHALVVVENLKKYFPLGRGFFRRERGFVRAVDGVSFSIRQGETFGLVGESGCGKTTTGRCVLRLIEPTAGRIEFAGVDLLALGRNELRAMRRNMQIIFQDPYSSLNPRMTVGQILEEPLIIHRLGSKSERRERVRQLLHDVGLSVEAMDQYPHEFSGGQRQRIGIARALALHPRFIVADEPVSALDVSVQAQIINLLQELQQRYGLTYLFISHGLAVIRHLSTRVGVMYLGKLVEVAPVEEIYRHPLHPYTQALLSAVPEPDPDRRPERIVLRGELPSAAAPPAGCRFHTRCPYVMPECREHEPPLREVAAGHQVACFLIK
- a CDS encoding threonine synthase, with product MNVTHLRCSRCSRTYPPGNVYTLCECGKPLLVIYDLDRAAKTLTRAALARRPATLWRYREVLPVEREEFIVSLGEGFTPLVPCHRLGERLSMPHLFVKDESFNPTGSFKARGMAVAVSMAKQLGLRHLAVPSAGNAAGALAAYAARAGMRATVFMPCDAPSANRIETAVHGADVVLVDGLITDCARRLQREKEEKGYFDVSTLREPYRVEGKKTMGYELAEQMGWELPDVILYPTGGGTGLIGMWKAFDEMEAMGLISSHRPRFYSVQAAGCAPIVRAFQEGKTEAGEVPHARTVASGLRVPRAIGDFLMLDILRRSGGGAVAVEDGEILAAVRELAAVEGIFACPEGAACLPALRRLLEEGEIDRRERVVLFNTGTGLKYLDVVSASPPMS
- a CDS encoding acetyl-CoA C-acetyltransferase, which gives rise to MGTAYIIDAVRTPRGRGKPGKGALSGIHPQELLAQVITHLAERTGIEKKDVDDVIIGCVSQAGEQGANIARNAVLAAGWPLEVTAVTLNRFCGSGLQAVNFAAMGIMSGAQDLVVAGGVESMSRNPIGSDGGGLDGHNLRLRQRYFQVPQGISADLIATLEGFTREDVDRYALQSQQRAAVALRDGRFAKSLVPVRDPETGTLVLEVDEHPRPDTTMEALASLAPSFEELGRTPVGPNGETFDQIAMARYPQVKQIHHVHTAGNSSGIVDGAAAVLLASEEYVKSHGLRPRARIRAMATYGDEPVIMLTAPTPASQRALAKARMTTRDIDLWEINEAFAAVPLQVMRRLDLDPSRVNVNGGAIALGHPLGATGAILLGTALDELERQGLATALITLCIGGGQGIATIIERV
- the speY gene encoding deoxyhypusine synthase codes for the protein MAKPRKPLLKGRPIDPKPITGSTTVVELIEENFLAYNAGRLREACLLFTEKMLEENVTIGMSLTGALTPAGLGISALIPLIEHGFVDWIVSTGANLYHDTHYGIGFTMHQGTPYADDVELHRQGVVRIYDVFFDYEVLLSTDRFFYQIISLPEFQREMGTAEFHYLVGKYIHERENVLKRGTRSLLSAAYQYGVPIYTSSPGDSSIGMNVAAKALIGNGLKFDVSRDVNETAAIVLGAKRLVPDGKSAVFILGGGSPKNFLLQTEPQLQEVLGIQEKGHDYFLQITDARPDTGGLSGATPSEAVSWRKIDPEGLPNAVTCYLDVTVALPLITAYALAKHPPRRHKRLYDQREALLEQLKREYEIARPAGIYE
- a CDS encoding ABC transporter ATP-binding protein, which codes for MSERMMATLLEVRDLRTYFFTRRGTVKAVNGVSFHLARGQTLGVVGESGCGKSVTALSILRLVPPPGRIVGGKILLDGVDLLGLAPDQMRRIRGRRIAMIFQDPMTSLNPVLTVGYQIAEAVLAHENVSKREAWNRAVEMMRAVAIPDAERRARSYPHELSGGLRQRAMIAMALVCRPDVLIADEPTTALDVTIQAEILDLLARLREEFRLSVLLITHDLGVVAHTADHVAVMYAGQIVETAPVRELFKNPQHPYTRGLLRCLPRLGDDGHRPRRLDAIEGTVPDLLSLPPGCPFADRCPEVIAECRRGSIGLTEVANNHRVRCVQRGSPISDDELPPAIPVEPSRPGRLSV